One Phoenix dactylifera cultivar Barhee BC4 chromosome 14, palm_55x_up_171113_PBpolish2nd_filt_p, whole genome shotgun sequence DNA window includes the following coding sequences:
- the LOC103715377 gene encoding E3 ubiquitin-protein ligase MARCHF8-like isoform X2 yields the protein MSDEVVVNVDSLVAKAAAALEAGNGAGGDGGVGSGAAASLMLAPEGGVPEIKIFIESPGASASGTKNDSVVQCKICHDEGLESEMETPCGCAGTIKFSHRKCVQKWCDLKGDIICEICHQEYRPNYSVAPESETNRRLNNARFLAFSAGAENDFVPSDSEDEESDRGVSCFRSAGFVVMVLLFIRHLLMIIVDTGLVQDPSSKYFKMFVDFAGFLLPAYVLLRSLCLIQWRRWRRWHRVRY from the exons ATGTCGGACGAGGTGGTCGTGAACGTCGACAGCTTGGTAGCCAAGGCCGCAGCGGCCCTTGAGGCCGGGAATGGTGCCGGCGGCGACGGCGGAGTTGGCAGCGGGGCCGCTGCTTCGCTGATGCTGGCGCCGGAAGGCGGAGTTCCGGAGATAAAGATCTTCATCGAGAGCCCGGGGGCTAGCGCCAGCGGAACCAAGAACGACAGCGTGGTGCAGTGCAAAATTTGCCATGACGAAGGGCTGGAAAGCGAGATGGAAACGCCCTGCGGCTGCGCTGGTACCATAAAG TTTTCACATAGGAAGTGCGTCCAGAAATGGTGTGATCTCAAAGGAGATATTATTTGCGAAATTTGCCACCAG GAATATCGCCCAAATTATTCTGTTGCTCCAGAGAGTGAGACTAACCGCAG GCTCAATAATGCACGTTTTCTGGCCTTTTCTGCTGGTGCTGAGAATGATTTCGTGCCATCAGACTCTGAGGATGAGGAAAGTGACCGTGGCGTCAGCTGCTTCAGATCTGCAGGCTTCGTT GTGATGGTGCTTCTGTTTATTCGCCACCTCTTAATGATTATTGTCGACACCGGACTCGTGCAGGACCCATCATCAAAGTACTTTAAA ATGTTTGTTGATTTCGCTGGCTTTCTTTTGCCAGCCTATGTGCTCCTAAGGTCACTTTGCCTTATCCAGTGGCGTCGATGGCGTCGATGGCATCGG GTCCGCTACTGA
- the LOC103715378 gene encoding transcription factor bHLH153-like, with amino-acid sequence MMMMMMAEVTDQKRRSHDSCLLSNIAGAGGGHSHNSSITTTTTTTTCSGLTAKRLKTGGGGGGGGGGTITTKEKKDKIGERVAKLQQLVSPFGKSDTASVLQETTGYIKFLHDQLQVLSAPYLRARTPTGKTEEAQYCSLRSRGLCLMPISSTLRIAQSNGADLWAPVSSNKQP; translated from the exons atgatgatgatgatgatggcagAAGTTACTGATCAGAAGAGAAGAAGCCATGATAGCTGCCTCCTCAGCAACATCGCCGGCGCCGGCGGAGGTCACAGCCATAACAGTAGCattaccaccaccaccaccaccaccacttgCAGTGGCCTGACTGCCAAGAGGCTTAAaactggtggtggtggtggtggtggtggaggaggaaCCATCACCACAAAG GAGAAGAAGGACAAGATTGGAGAGCGAGTGGCCAAGCTGCAACAACTGGTCTCTCCTTTCGGCAAG TCGGACACGGCGTCGGTTCTTCAGGAGACTACTGGATACATCAAATTCCTCCATGATCAGCTACAG GTGCTGAGTGCTCCATATCTGCGGGCGAGGACACCGACCGGGAAGACCGAG GAAGCTCAGTACTGCAGCCTAAGAAGCCGCGGCCTGTGTCTCATGCCGATCTCCTCTACACTCAGAATTGCTCAAAGCAACGGCGCTGATCTCTGGGCTCCTGTCAGTTCGAACAAACAACCATAA
- the LOC103715377 gene encoding E3 ubiquitin-protein ligase MARCHF8-like isoform X1, translated as MSDEVVVNVDSLVAKAAAALEAGNGAGGDGGVGSGAAASLMLAPEGGVPEIKIFIESPGASASGTKNDSVVQCKICHDEGLESEMETPCGCAGTIKFSHRKCVQKWCDLKGDIICEICHQEYRPNYSVAPESETNRRSNLDSRLNNARFLAFSAGAENDFVPSDSEDEESDRGVSCFRSAGFVVMVLLFIRHLLMIIVDTGLVQDPSSKYFKMFVDFAGFLLPAYVLLRSLCLIQWRRWRRWHRVRY; from the exons ATGTCGGACGAGGTGGTCGTGAACGTCGACAGCTTGGTAGCCAAGGCCGCAGCGGCCCTTGAGGCCGGGAATGGTGCCGGCGGCGACGGCGGAGTTGGCAGCGGGGCCGCTGCTTCGCTGATGCTGGCGCCGGAAGGCGGAGTTCCGGAGATAAAGATCTTCATCGAGAGCCCGGGGGCTAGCGCCAGCGGAACCAAGAACGACAGCGTGGTGCAGTGCAAAATTTGCCATGACGAAGGGCTGGAAAGCGAGATGGAAACGCCCTGCGGCTGCGCTGGTACCATAAAG TTTTCACATAGGAAGTGCGTCCAGAAATGGTGTGATCTCAAAGGAGATATTATTTGCGAAATTTGCCACCAG GAATATCGCCCAAATTATTCTGTTGCTCCAGAGAGTGAGACTAACCGCAG ATCAAATTTGGACTCCAGGCTCAATAATGCACGTTTTCTGGCCTTTTCTGCTGGTGCTGAGAATGATTTCGTGCCATCAGACTCTGAGGATGAGGAAAGTGACCGTGGCGTCAGCTGCTTCAGATCTGCAGGCTTCGTT GTGATGGTGCTTCTGTTTATTCGCCACCTCTTAATGATTATTGTCGACACCGGACTCGTGCAGGACCCATCATCAAAGTACTTTAAA ATGTTTGTTGATTTCGCTGGCTTTCTTTTGCCAGCCTATGTGCTCCTAAGGTCACTTTGCCTTATCCAGTGGCGTCGATGGCGTCGATGGCATCGG GTCCGCTACTGA